A single genomic interval of Candidatus Cloacimonadota bacterium harbors:
- a CDS encoding efflux RND transporter periplasmic adaptor subunit, with protein sequence MKKKILIAIPIALLVILFAWRIFGGTSKKKEMGRGGPQAVPVETANVEIMDLDDSAIFSGNLKAAGSFILSPKVAGQLAQLFVDIGDTVSRGQVVAQLEDSLFRLEFDKAKANLAQAASSLSEAQKALEHSRQLLAKHYISQDEFDRVSASLTSEQAKYNASLAAKNAAEIQLSHTRIRADWSGGPSQRVIGERFAEPGQLLSSGSPLVSVLDISSLKVEIDVIESDYTRLRVGQVATLNADSWPGEQFKARVSRIAPMLQEDSRQARIELSVENPGLKLKPGMFARATITFQTKENVRAVPNAAICKHRGQEGVFVVDKAASTVTFVPIEKGIQTASHVEIVSPELEGEVVTLGQDQLDDGSQISLGQNEDEPGRKPGGRQGQNPGGKK encoded by the coding sequence TTTTTGGTGGAACATCTAAAAAGAAGGAAATGGGACGCGGCGGACCACAGGCTGTTCCTGTGGAAACGGCAAATGTGGAAATCATGGATTTGGATGATTCCGCAATTTTCAGCGGAAATCTGAAAGCTGCCGGCAGTTTCATTCTTTCACCCAAAGTAGCGGGACAATTGGCACAACTATTTGTGGATATTGGAGATACCGTTTCCCGGGGACAGGTGGTTGCCCAGCTTGAAGACAGTCTTTTCCGCTTGGAATTCGACAAGGCCAAAGCCAATCTGGCACAAGCCGCCAGCTCACTTTCAGAAGCTCAAAAGGCATTGGAACACAGCCGCCAGCTTTTGGCAAAGCACTATATTTCGCAGGATGAATTTGACCGCGTCAGTGCCAGCCTGACGTCTGAACAGGCGAAATACAACGCCTCTCTCGCCGCGAAAAATGCCGCTGAAATCCAGCTTTCCCACACTCGCATCCGGGCGGATTGGAGCGGCGGACCCTCGCAAAGGGTGATTGGAGAAAGGTTTGCCGAACCGGGACAATTATTGAGCTCCGGCAGTCCCTTGGTTTCGGTTTTGGACATCAGTTCCCTCAAGGTCGAAATCGATGTGATTGAAAGCGATTATACCCGTCTCAGAGTGGGACAGGTCGCAACCTTGAATGCGGATTCCTGGCCGGGTGAGCAATTTAAAGCCCGCGTGAGCCGCATCGCGCCAATGCTTCAGGAAGATTCACGTCAGGCGAGAATTGAGCTCAGCGTGGAAAATCCTGGTCTGAAACTCAAGCCTGGCATGTTTGCCCGTGCTACAATCACTTTTCAAACCAAAGAAAATGTGAGAGCCGTACCCAATGCGGCGATTTGTAAACATCGGGGACAGGAAGGAGTTTTTGTGGTGGATAAAGCCGCTTCCACCGTCACTTTTGTTCCGATTGAGAAAGGCATCCAAACTGCCAGCCATGTGGAAATCGTCTCCCCTGAATTGGAAGGTGAGGTTGTGACTTTGGGACAAGACCAACTTGATGACGGCAGCCAAATCAGCCTGGGTCAAAATGAAGACGAGCCAGGCAGAAAGCCTGGTGGCAGGCAAGGACAAAACCCCGGCGGCAAGAAATGA